One Denticeps clupeoides chromosome 10, fDenClu1.1, whole genome shotgun sequence genomic window carries:
- the LOC114797751 gene encoding trypsin-like has translation MGQCFKATVLLVLALAVRESSGQRIIGGQEVVPYSIKYQASIQYNRVHYCGGTLIRPQWVVSAAHCWRPSSLIQVVLSEHSLVLEEGFEQIFNVSKALVHYNYNYQTFNNDIMLLKLAEPAQLNANVQPATLLEDTDPPLNSSVSCTVSGWGVTRIYSSYLSQVLYAVVVNVMPNCNFYYYGKITENMLCAGSRFGGKDSCQGDSGGPLICDGNLEGIVSWGIGCANPYFPGVYTKVRNYTKWIKWVIGTNE, from the exons ATGGGTCAGTGCTTCAAGGCCACAGTGCTGCTTGTCCTGGCGTTGGCCGTCAGAG AGAGTTCGGGGCAAAGGATCATCGGAGGTCAAGAGGTCGTCCCGTATTCCATCAAGTATCAGGCGTCCATCCAGTACAACCGGGTGCACTACTGCGGCGGCACCCTGATCCGGCCCCAGTGGGTGGTGTCTGCCGCCCACTGCTGGAGACC GAGCTCGCTCATCCAGGTGGTCTTGAGCGAGCACAGCCTTGTCCTTGAGGAGGGCTTTGAGCAGATCTTCAACGTGTCCAAAGCTTTGGTGCATTATAACTACAACTACCAAACATTCAACAACGACATCATGCTCCTCaag CTGGCCGAACCGGCTCAGCTGAACGCCAACGTCCAGCCTGCCACCCTGCTGGAGGACACCGACCCCCCGCTGAACTCCTCGGTCAGCTGCACCGTGAGCGGGTGGGGCGTCACCCGCATCTACAGCAGCTACCTGTCGCAGGTGCTCTACGCCGTGGTGGTCAACGTCATGCCCAACTGCAACTTCTACTACTACGGGAAGATCACCGAGAACATGCTCTGCGCCGGCTCGCGGTTCGGGGGCAAAGACTCCTGCCAG GGCGACTCCGGCGGTCCCCTCATCTGTGACGGTAATTTGGAGGGGATTGTGTCTTGGGGCATTGGCTGCGCCAACCCATACTTCCCTGGGGTCTACACCAAAGTGAGGAACTACACCAAGTGGATCAAGTGGGTCATCGGCACCAATGAATAG
- the LOC114798562 gene encoding cytidine deaminase-like, with protein MEDTRNQNMQPGLEDRVVKALIQRSQKAKDFAYCPYSKFRVGAAVLTVDGSFFTGCNVENAASNLGICAERVALSKAVSEGHQRFKAIAIASDLKDDFISPCGGCRQFLIEFGSQWNVYLTKPDGSHRCMAVEALLPAAFTPEDIQKEKKEEEKAQSVEHNS; from the exons ATGGAGGACACCAGGAATCAGAACATGCAGCCTGGATTAGAAGATAGGGTGGTAAAAGCCCTCATCCAACGATCGCAGAAAGCCAAAGACTTCGCCTACTGTCCATACAGCAAGTTCAGAGTGGGCGCTGCCGTCCTGACGGTCGATGGATCCTTTTTCACAG GGTGCAACGTGGAGAACGCGGCGAGCAACCTCGGAATCTGTGCTGAGAGGGTGGCCCTCTCGAAGGCCGTCTCAGAAGGCCACCAGCGATTCAAGGCCATTGCTATTGCCAG CGATCTTAAAGATGACTTCATTTCACCTTGTGGAGGTTGTCGACAGTTCCTGATTGAG TTCGGTTCCCAGTGGAACGTGTACTTGACCAAACCTGACGGGTCTCACCGCTGCATGGCGGTTGAAGCTCTGCTCCCAGCAGCCTTCACACCTGAGGACatccagaaggagaaaaaagaagaagaaaaggctcAGAGTGTTGAGCACAATTCATAA
- the LOC114798366 gene encoding serine/threonine-protein kinase PINK1, mitochondrial-like translates to MSVKRVLSRGLELGRSVLQLGLPRSAGRLAAKLRPEYLRGGQPQSSLPPRYRYYRVSLRGLAARLQAAGLGRLAGGSARSRAAFLAFGVGLGLVEEQLEGDRRSAAACREIQALFSKKKFQTFPEQPLVSGYKLEDYVIGKQIGKGCNAAVYEAAAPAPVPPDQWTGAFPLAVKMMWNIGAGSSSETILRSMSQELVPAGPQAMRQEAGALTLHGHFGRLPETVSHHPNVITVHRAFTAEVPLLPGAEEEYPDVLPARLHPRGVGNNRTLFLVMKNYPRTLRHHLEASAPSRRDGTLMLLQLLEGVDHLCKQGVAHRDLKSDNVLLELDSGGRPRLVITDFGCCLAERDRGLQLPFSSWWVDRGGNSCLMAPEVAAAVPGPGVVIDYSKADAWAVGAMAYELFGQKNPFYGPCGLEGRSYQEKQLPALPSNVPADVRLVVRLLLRRNPNKRPSARVAANILHLSLWGGRALARLDRAAAGKMADWLLCESARVLLKGVGRSRALVEEEQRRCFLANVDLEDLRTAAGFLLYGRAQRSGLSQ, encoded by the exons ATGTCGGTGAAGCGCGTCCTCAGCCGCGGGCTAGAACTCGGCCGCTCGGTTCTCCAGCTCGGCCTGCCGAGATCCGCCGGGCGCCTCGCCGCGAAGCTCCGGCCCGAGTACCTGCGCGGCGGCCAGCCCCAGAGCTCCCTGCCCCCGCGGTACCGGTACTACCGGGTGTCCCTGCGCGGCCTGGCGGCCCGGCTGCAGGCGGCGGGCCTCGGGAGGCTGGCCGGGGGCTCGGCCAGGAGCAGGGCGGCCTTCCTGGCCTTCGGGGTCGGCCTGGGTCTGGTcgaggagcagctggaggggGACCGCAGGAGCGCAGCGGCGTGTCGGGAGATCCAG GCGCTTTTCAGCAAGAAGAAGTTCCAGACGTTCCCGGAGCAGCCGCTCGTGTCCGGGTATAAACTGGAGGATTATGTGATCGGGAAGCAGATCGGGAAGGGCTGCAACGCCGCTGTGTACGAGGCCGCCGCTCCAGCCCCTGTCCCGCCGGACCAGTGGACGGGCGCTTTCCCGCTGGCCGTGAAGATGATGTGGAACATCGGG GCTGGCTCGTCCAGTGAGACGATCCTCAGGTCCATGTCTCAGGAGCTCGTCCCTGCTGGCCCTCAGGCCATGAGACAGGAGGCCGGGGCCCTCACGCTTCACGG CCACTTCGGCCGCCTGCCCGAGACGGTGTCCCACCACCCCAACGTGATCACCGTCCACCGGGCCTTCACGGCGGAGGTGCCGCTGCTGCCGGGTGCGGAGGAAGAGTACCCGGACGTGCTGCCCGCCCGGCTCCACCCGCGGGGCGTGGGCAACAACCGCACGTTGTTCCTGGTGATGAAGAA TTACCCGCGCACGCTGCGCCACCATCTGGAGGCGTCCGCGCCGAGCCGGCGGGACGGGACCCTCatgctcctgcagctgctggaagGGGTGGACCACCTGTGCAAACAAGGCGTGGCCCACCGGGACCTGAAGTCCGACAACGTGCTCCTGGAGCTGGACTCGG GTGGCCGTCCCCGCCTGGTGATCACGGACTTCGGCTGCTGCCTGGCGGAGAGGGACCGCGGCCTGCAGCTGCCGTTCAGCAGCTGGTGGGTGGACCGAGGCGGGAACTCCTGTCTCATGGCACCGGAG GTAGCCGCGGCTGTTCCTGGCCCTGGCGTGGTCATCGACTACAGTAAAGCTGATGCCTGGGCAGTCGGCGCCATGGCCTACGAACTCTTCGGCCAGAAGAACCCGTTCTACGGCCCATGTGGCCTGGAGGGGAGGAGCTACCAGGAGAAGCAGCTTCCCGCCCTGCCATCAAACGTTCCGGCAGACGTGAGGCTGGTGGTGCGGCTCCTGCTGCGTAGGAACCCCAACAAG CGTCCCAGCGCTCGCGTTGCCGCCAACATCCTCCACCTGAGCTTGTGGGGCGGCCGCGCCCTCGCCCGCCTGGACAGAGCCGCCGCCGGTAAAATGGCCGACTGGCTGCTGTGTGAGTCGGCCCGGGTTCTCCTGAAGGGCGTCGGCCGGAGCCGCGCgttggtggaggaggagcagcggcGGTGCTTCCTGGCCAACGTTGACCTGGAAGACCTGCGCACCGCTGCTGGCTTCCTGCTGTACGGCCGAGCACAGCGGTCGGGACTCTCGCAGTAG
- the LOC114798029 gene encoding agmatinase, mitochondrial-like: MLAAVRSAGRNALRAPVPVPVRLEGTRRMSGTPFNVPPSAEFVARVSGIATMAKLPHRDRAEGLDAAFIGVPIDTGTSNRPGARFGPRQIRAESAMLRPFSGTRAAPYESLMVADIGDVNVNLYDLKDTCKRIRQAFRSVVATGCVPLTMGGDHTISYPILQAVAEKHGPVGLIHVDAHADTGDVILGEKIGHGTPFRRCVEEGLLDCKRVAQIGLRGTGYSPDAYEWSRAQGFRVVRAEECWHRSLVALMAEVRKQVAGGPVYLSFDIDALDPAFAPGTGTPEIAGLTPVQALEIVRGCRGLDLVGCDLVEVSPPYDTTGNTALTAANLLFEMMCVLPKVKYY; encoded by the exons ATGCTGGCAGCGGTGAGAAGCGCCGGTAGAAACGCGCTCCGCGCACCGGTCCCGGTCCCGGTCCGGCTTGAGGGGACGAGGCGCATGTCCGGGACTCCGTTCAACGTCCCTCCGAGCGCCGAGTTCGTTGCCAGGGTCTCGGGAATCGCCACGATGGCCAAGCTGCCCCACCGGGACAGGGCCGAGGGGCTGGACGCGGCGTTCATCGGGGTGCCCATCGACACGGGGACCTCCAACCGTCCTGGGGCGAG GTTCGGTCCCCGCCAGATCCGGGCCGAGTCCGCCATGCTTCGGCCCTTCAGTGGCACCAGAGCCGCGCCCTACGAGTCCCTGATGGTGGCTGACATTGGGGACGTGAACGTCAACCTGTACGACCTGAAGGACACGTGCAAGAGGATCCGCCAGGCCTTCCGCAGCGTGGTGGCCACCGGCTGCGTCCCCCTGACCATGG GAGGAGATCACACCATATCTTACCCCATTCTTCAGGCAGTGGCAGAGAA GCACGGGCCCGTGGGCCTGATCCACGTGGACGCCCACGCCGATACCGGCGACGTGATCCTGGGCGAGAAGATCGGTCACGGGACCCCGTTCCGGCGCTGCGTGGAGGAGGGGCTTCTGGACTGCAAGAGGGTGGCCCAGATCGGGCTGCGTGGGACCGGCTACTCCCCCGACGCGTACGAGTGGAGCCGGGCGCAG GGCTTTCGTGTCGTGCGGGCGGAGGAGTGTTGGCACAGGTCCTTGGTGGCCCTCATGGCCGAGGTGAGGAAGCAGGTTGCCGGGGGCCCGGTCTACCTCAGCTTCGACATCGACGCTCTGGACCCGGCTTTCGCCCCAGGGACAGGGACGCCGGAGATCGCCGGTCTCACGCCGGTGCAG GCCCTGGAGATCGTCCGTGGCTGCCGTGGCCTGGACCTCGTCGGCTGCGATTTGGTGGAGGTCTCGCCTCCCTACGACACCACAG GAAACACCGCGCTGACCGCGGCCAAccttttatttgaaatgatgTGCGTCCTCCCGAAAGTAAAGTATTACTGA